A region from the Acyrthosiphon pisum isolate AL4f chromosome A1, pea_aphid_22Mar2018_4r6ur, whole genome shotgun sequence genome encodes:
- the LOC100160904 gene encoding uncharacterized protein LOC100160904 isoform X1: MEGVNAEIMQSGLQRLWARRQGTILGHMHEIRDEILDQGQCASSFDNQPTDGELLGDRVKSRDEARYLEKELADTSGPEKINVQSAFSSLKTANSNNSDWSIEETSVVNLDGAELNDFPAKYSVQLLRPYEFAAVGVWIHPNIVPGFKYKVRPIENKERTRFLFDNRALELMSIGRGYSRRLTFEASPGLLNDNENYFWTDSMPSGYAFQVHVVSVGDNFTVFDANNVAVATIEVTKIPNAQKEVNHEVIENGEVRKNVEVNMLCKVDWFYKEDSSAITPVTGIAVASKLPRGSAKLIKISDAAIGFIPCRGYTLIPGVDDKQRQLVLNGCSIGDAPTMYTMTGLEPYELPVIGTYVDPRIMPGFHYKVRPTGHKNYLFEGNALQLVNIGMGYGKRMTFKPDSHNLNNNTNFFWSDSYPEGYGFEPQAVFCGMKFDVMDDTQRIGEATVFRSDNPQIEDQQCIVKSTNGVTVTKYIHVDVTCQVMLKSDKSDNESHSVRVSGTAVVVKYSKQNEAKLLYIDNVGLSSKLNLVFMNQKSHIIFQAK; the protein is encoded by the exons ATGGAAGGCGTAAATGCTGAAATCATGCAATCAGGTTTGCAGCGACTGTGGGCTAGGCGTCAGGGTACGATCTTAGGTCACATGCATGAAATTAGAGATGAGATATTGGATCAGGGTCAATGTGCATCATCATTTGATAACCAG cctACTGATGGAGAATTACTTGGGGATAGAGTGAAGTCTAGAGATGAAGCTCGTTACTTAGAAAAA gAGCTTGCTGATACCTCTGGTCcagaaaaaattaatgttcaatCTGCATTCAGCAGCTTAAAAACTGCAAATTCTAATAATTCTGATTGGAGTATTGAAGAAACTTCTGTAGTTAACTTGGATGGAGCTGAGCTCAATGATTTTCCTGCCAAATATTCAGTTCAATTATTACGACCATATGAGTTTGCTGCTGTTGGTGTCTGGATCCATCCAAATATTGTGCCTGGATTTAAATACAAAGTCCGTCCAATTGAAAATAAAGAG cgTACAAGGTTCTTATTTGATAACAGAGCATTGGAATTAATGAGCATTGGCCGTGGTTATTCTAGACGTTTAACATTTGAAGCTAGTCCAGGATTATTGAATGAtaacgaaaattatttttggactGATTCCATGCCTTCTGGTTATGCATTTCAAGTACATGTTGTATCTGTAGGAGACAACTTCACAGTTTTTGATGCAAACAATGTTGCTGTGGCTACAATAGAAGTCACTAAAATCCCG AATGCTCAGAAAGAAGTCAATCATGAAGTAATAGAGAACGGAGAGGTGAGGAAAAATGTAGAAGTCAACATGTTGTGCAAAGTAGATTGGTTCTATAAAGAAGATTCATCTGCAATAACACCA GTCACTGGTATTGCTGTGGCTTCCAAACTACCACGTGGATCAGCAAAGCTTATAAAGATATCAGATGCTGCTATTGGTTTTATACCATGTCGAGGTTACACCTTAATACCGGGTGTAGATGATAAACAACGGCAATTGGTGTTAAATGGATGTAGTATTGGCGATGCACCCACTATGTATACAATGACAGGTTTAGAACCATACGAATTGCCTGTGATTG gtACTTATGTTGACCCAAGAATCATGCCTGGTTTTCATTATAAAGTTCGCCCAACAGGGCATAAGAATTATTTGTTTGAAGGCAATGCATTACAATTGGTCAATATTGGAATGGGATATGGAAAACGTATGACATTTAAACCTGACAGTCATAATCTTAACAATAACACCAACTTTTTCTGGAGTGATTCGTATCCAGAGGGTTATGGGTTTGAACCTCAAGCTGTATTTTGTGGCATGAAGTTTGATGTCATGGATGACACTCAGCGTATTGGTGAAGCCACAGTGTTCCGCAGTGATAATCCTCAAATTGAGGATCAACAATGTATT GTAAAAAGCACAAATGGAGTGACAGTGACAAAGTACATCCATGTGGATGTTACATGTCAAGTGATGTTGAAAAGTGATAAATCTGACAATGAGTCTCATTCTGTTCGTGTTTCTGGTACTGCAGTTGTAGTCAAATACTCGAAGCAAAATGAAGCTAAATTGTTGTATATCGATAATGTGGGTCTTAGCTCTAAGCTTAACTTGGTGTTTATGAATCAAAAgtctcatattatttttcaagctAAATAA
- the LOC100160904 gene encoding uncharacterized protein LOC100160904 isoform X2 produces the protein MHGFYIHDGLHIIRTKLLELADTSGPEKINVQSAFSSLKTANSNNSDWSIEETSVVNLDGAELNDFPAKYSVQLLRPYEFAAVGVWIHPNIVPGFKYKVRPIENKERTRFLFDNRALELMSIGRGYSRRLTFEASPGLLNDNENYFWTDSMPSGYAFQVHVVSVGDNFTVFDANNVAVATIEVTKIPNAQKEVNHEVIENGEVRKNVEVNMLCKVDWFYKEDSSAITPVTGIAVASKLPRGSAKLIKISDAAIGFIPCRGYTLIPGVDDKQRQLVLNGCSIGDAPTMYTMTGLEPYELPVIGTYVDPRIMPGFHYKVRPTGHKNYLFEGNALQLVNIGMGYGKRMTFKPDSHNLNNNTNFFWSDSYPEGYGFEPQAVFCGMKFDVMDDTQRIGEATVFRSDNPQIEDQQCIVKSTNGVTVTKYIHVDVTCQVMLKSDKSDNESHSVRVSGTAVVVKYSKQNEAKLLYIDNVGLSSKLNLVFMNQKSHIIFQAK, from the exons ATGCATGGTTTTTATATCCATGACGGACTCCATATTATCAGAACGAAGTTGCTT gAGCTTGCTGATACCTCTGGTCcagaaaaaattaatgttcaatCTGCATTCAGCAGCTTAAAAACTGCAAATTCTAATAATTCTGATTGGAGTATTGAAGAAACTTCTGTAGTTAACTTGGATGGAGCTGAGCTCAATGATTTTCCTGCCAAATATTCAGTTCAATTATTACGACCATATGAGTTTGCTGCTGTTGGTGTCTGGATCCATCCAAATATTGTGCCTGGATTTAAATACAAAGTCCGTCCAATTGAAAATAAAGAG cgTACAAGGTTCTTATTTGATAACAGAGCATTGGAATTAATGAGCATTGGCCGTGGTTATTCTAGACGTTTAACATTTGAAGCTAGTCCAGGATTATTGAATGAtaacgaaaattatttttggactGATTCCATGCCTTCTGGTTATGCATTTCAAGTACATGTTGTATCTGTAGGAGACAACTTCACAGTTTTTGATGCAAACAATGTTGCTGTGGCTACAATAGAAGTCACTAAAATCCCG AATGCTCAGAAAGAAGTCAATCATGAAGTAATAGAGAACGGAGAGGTGAGGAAAAATGTAGAAGTCAACATGTTGTGCAAAGTAGATTGGTTCTATAAAGAAGATTCATCTGCAATAACACCA GTCACTGGTATTGCTGTGGCTTCCAAACTACCACGTGGATCAGCAAAGCTTATAAAGATATCAGATGCTGCTATTGGTTTTATACCATGTCGAGGTTACACCTTAATACCGGGTGTAGATGATAAACAACGGCAATTGGTGTTAAATGGATGTAGTATTGGCGATGCACCCACTATGTATACAATGACAGGTTTAGAACCATACGAATTGCCTGTGATTG gtACTTATGTTGACCCAAGAATCATGCCTGGTTTTCATTATAAAGTTCGCCCAACAGGGCATAAGAATTATTTGTTTGAAGGCAATGCATTACAATTGGTCAATATTGGAATGGGATATGGAAAACGTATGACATTTAAACCTGACAGTCATAATCTTAACAATAACACCAACTTTTTCTGGAGTGATTCGTATCCAGAGGGTTATGGGTTTGAACCTCAAGCTGTATTTTGTGGCATGAAGTTTGATGTCATGGATGACACTCAGCGTATTGGTGAAGCCACAGTGTTCCGCAGTGATAATCCTCAAATTGAGGATCAACAATGTATT GTAAAAAGCACAAATGGAGTGACAGTGACAAAGTACATCCATGTGGATGTTACATGTCAAGTGATGTTGAAAAGTGATAAATCTGACAATGAGTCTCATTCTGTTCGTGTTTCTGGTACTGCAGTTGTAGTCAAATACTCGAAGCAAAATGAAGCTAAATTGTTGTATATCGATAATGTGGGTCTTAGCTCTAAGCTTAACTTGGTGTTTATGAATCAAAAgtctcatattatttttcaagctAAATAA
- the LOC100569510 gene encoding COP9 signalosome complex subunit 7b, with the protein MSQEKVIEKPLQQFVVQAQKLEGDSLVEVIKQALDCVDTFVFAELLECPNVIALETTPHAPYLHALRMFSQGTYLDYLDKKEYLPELSEPQMKKLQYLTIVTLANKMKRIPYDVLLKELNVDNVRDLEDLIIEAIYSNVVSGELDQQSDYLEVDWTVGRDVGSNDIDNMIDTLQQWCDSCENVLSTVQARIVDANRTKQDVLKHRAAVDNEVASVKKAIRTQIQDEEMSVDTSGPTKKSVKGIKPSGAKFWNK; encoded by the coding sequence ATGTCTCAAGAAAAAGTAATTGAAAAACCTCTGCAACAGTTTGTTGTACAAGCTCAAAAATTAGAAGGTGACAGCTTAGTGGAAGTTATTAAACAAGCGTTGGATTGTGTTGACACATTTGTGTTTGCAGAACTCTTAGAATGCCCCAACGTTATTGCACTGGAGACCACACCTCATGCACCATACCTACATGCATTACGTATGTTTTCACAAGGTACGTATTTGGATTATTTGGACAAAAAAGAATATTTGCCAGAACTCAGTGAACCCCAGATGAAAAAACTGCAATACTTAACAATTGTTACATTAGCCAATAAAATGAAAAGAATACCCTATGATGTTCTTTTGAAAGAGTTGAATGTTGATAATGTCAGGGACTTGGAGGACCTAATCATTGAAGCGATCTATTCTAACGTGGTTTCTGGCGAACTTGACCAACAGAGTGATTATCTGGAAGTAGATTGGACAGTTGGCAGGGACGTTGGATCTAACGATATTGACAACATGATAGACACATTACAGCAGTGGTGTGATTCATGTGAGAATGTTCTTTCTACAGTTCAAGCTCGTATTGTTGATGCTAATCGAACTAAACAAGATGTACTGAAACACCGTGCTGCTGTCGACAATGAAGTTGCTAGCGTGAAAAAAGCAATTAGAACCCAAATACAAGATGAAGAAATGTCAGTGGATACTAGCGGTCCtacaaaaaaaagtgttaaagGAATAAAACCTAGCGGAGCTAAATTTTGGAACAAGTAA
- the LOC100168870 gene encoding rab proteins geranylgeranyltransferase component A 1, protein MEDDLPSKYEVIVIGTGMTESIVAAAASRIGKRVLHLDRNDYYGGMWASFTFEALQKWLDECRNGKTNDFVKTSSPLVQDTEKSITIGNQFSTVFNIEEKWFIPEKLPSVGNLLSAKITQTEDSPKESKDGLTETEATLKQNDKLWCQAKIKSMGRKFNLDLAPKLLFSRGTLVELLISSNISRYAEFRCVNRILTWQSDKLETVPCSRADVFATKNVGLIEKRQLMQLLTLCVEYKPESGEFKGFEDKTLKQYLESKGLTENLMHYVLYAIAMSNDTTPCMVGVERTQRFLSSLGRYGNTPFLWPMYGTGELPQCFCRLCAVFGGVYHLKRAADSVIAANNECKAILSDGSRLDCDHLVMGVADAPPEFLGSVPKAGLSRGIFIIDRSISTTDKESLTLLQFPIKGKEPITVIEAGPSTHVCPPGLYLLHMTTKQIDNAVNDLKPAVDALLHSEYADGTTIRINTDTQSTQTSKEGDSSASSGESNILNESLKPQILYALYFNCPETSEYDLSQNVPSNVHLCSGPDLAVDYEFAVKQAKSIFSKMYPDSEFLPRAPDPEELSLEVDEAAGPPFQSSEEPKEE, encoded by the exons ATGGAGGACGACCTGCCATCCAAGTATGAAGTGATCGTCATTGGCACTG GTATGACCGAGTCAATTGTTGCAGCTGCTGCTAGCCGAATTGGAAAACGAGTTTTacatttagatag AAATGACTATTATGGTGGTATGTGGGCATCATTTACATTTGAAGCTCTTCAAAAATGGTTAGATGAATGTAGAAATGGGAAAACAAATGATTTTGTGAAAACATCTTCTCCATTAGTGCAAGATACTGAGAAGTCTATAACCATAGGCAATCAATTTTCTACTGTATTCAATATTGAAGAAAAATGGTTTATACCTGA aaAACTTCCTTCAGTTGGTAATTTACTTAGTGCAAAAATTACTCAAACTGAAGATAGTCCAAAAGAAAGTAAAGATGGACTGACTGAAACTGAAGctacattaaaacaaaatgataaacTTTGGTGTCAAGCTAAAATTAAATCCATGGGACGTAAATTTAACCTGGATTTAGCGCCTAAA TTACTTTTCTCCCGTGGCACACTGGTAGAACTTCTTATTTCATCAAATATCTCTCGTTATGCTGAATTTCGATGTGTAAATCGTATTCTTACATGGCAGTCTGATAAATTGGAAACCGTTCCATGTTCTCGAGCAGATGTTTTTGCTACTAAGAATGTTGGACTTATTGAAAAAAGACAATTAATGCAACTATTGACTTTGTGTGTTGAATATAAACCAGAGAGTGGTGAATTTAAAGGGTTTGAAGATAAGACATTAAAACAATACTTAGAAAGCAAAGGCTTaactgaaaatttaatgcattatgtattatacgcTATTGCAATGTCAAATGATACGACACCATGTATGGTTGGTGTTGAAAGAACCCAACGATTCCTAAGTAGCCTTGGTCGTTATGGTAACACACCATTTTTGTGGCCTATGTATGGCACTGGAGAACTTCCACAATGTTTTTGTCG GCTATGCGCTGTTTTTGGAGGTGTGTATCATCTGAAACGAGCAGCTGATAGTGTTATAGCAGCAAACAATGAATGTAAAGCTATTTTATCTGATGGATCAAGGCTTGATTGTGATCATCTTGTAATGGGTGTTGCTGATGCTCCACCAGAATTTTTAGGCTCTGTTCCTAAAGCAGGTCTTTCAAGAggcatttttataattgatagaTCAATATCTACCACCGATAAGGAGTCTTTGACATTACTTCAATTCCCAATTAAAGGAAAAGAGCCAATAACAGTCATTGAAGCTGGACCATCCACTCATGTTTGCCCACCAGGACTAT atttacTACACATGACCACTAAACAAATAGATAATGCAGTAAATGATTTAAAACCGGCTGTTGATGCTTTATTACATTCTGAATATGCTGATGGAACTACAATCAGAATAAATACTGATACTCAATCAACCCAAACGTCAAAagag GGAGATTCTTCTGCTTCAAGTGGGGAGTCAAACATACTAAATGAGTCATTAAAACCTCAAATTTTGTATgcactatattttaattgtccTGAAACATCTGAATATGATCTATCACAAAATGTTCCAAGTAATGTACATTTGTGTTCAGGACCTGATCTAGCAGTTGATTATGAATTTGCTGTtaaacaa gcaaaatctattttttcaaaaatgtatccaGATTCTGAATTTTTGCCCCGTGCTCCTGATCCCGAAGAACTATCTCTTGAAGTTGATGAAGCCGCTGGTCCTCCTTTCCAAAGTTCTGAAGAACCTAAAGAAGAATGA